One stretch of Miscanthus floridulus cultivar M001 chromosome 18, ASM1932011v1, whole genome shotgun sequence DNA includes these proteins:
- the LOC136519511 gene encoding uncharacterized protein, with protein sequence MDQLPDDMLADVLRRLPPSSLAASRCVRKHWCSIIDARRLLRADLLPLRLDALYCTSLDAFEQLTYLFARPAWAARRIPGGCLDFLEDYMILEVQDHCNGLLFLCDMVVNPATRQWANLPTSPEPSIDDMLGGVRVWAGTTADQDNNDDHNLLYSSYYLVYDPMVESPQHFEVFLVPLLAHGLLGNRENITIDLDEQQWPPSTLRIHVFSSRTWRWEERSWIRQGEPAGTMADMLQSDCWDRKAVYFRGALYVHCQNDSVMRIALYNDKYQMMRSPATPSKLGAKYPTFYLGKSEKGVYSALFYWVDWSSCPQFRVWLLKEKEEINNGNHIIHMEWVLKTIISIPPLHPDKLPLVQSGFAYDVWRVIRNYNNEEVPPADFAADDEWDFDNADIVFDEAKDNKALEAKEHYHVDFLGFHPYKEIVFFSLRSGTISYNLNTAKVQWLGGRIHIPVGMSTSFPYTPCWLTLGELFENS encoded by the exons ATGGACCAGCTACCTGACGACATGCTCGCCGACGTCCTGCGCCGCCTCCCGCCCAGCAGCCTGGCGGCGTCACGCTGCGTCCGCAAGCACTGGTGCTCCATCATCGACGCTCGCCGCCTGCTGCGCGCCGACCTCCTCCCTCTCCGCCTCGACGCCTTGTACTGCACCAGCCTCGACGCCTTCGAGCAGCTGACATATCTCTTCGCACGCCCTGCTTGGGCAGCGCGTCGAATCCCCGGCGGTTGCCTTGACTTCTTGGAAGATTACATGATTCTGGAAGTGCAGGATCACTGCAATGGTCTACTCTTTCTGTGTGACATGGTGGTCAACCCTGCCACACGCCAATGGGCCAACTTGCCTACCTCCCCGGAACCATCCATTGACGACATGCTTGGTGGGGTCAGGGTCTGGGCCGGGACCACGGCGGATCAGGACAACAACGACGACCACAACTTGTTGTATTCAAGCTATTACCTTGTGTACGATCCCATGGTGGAGTCGCCGCAGCACTTCGAGGTATTTCTTGTCCCCTTGCTTGCCCATGGTCTGCTGGGCAACCGGGAAAACATCACCATTGACCTTGACGAGCAACAATGGCCTCCATCCACATTGAGAATCCACGTCTTCTCGTCGAGGACGTGGAGGTGGGAGGAGAGGTCCTGGATCCGCCAAGGGGAGCCCGCCGGGACCATGGCTGATATGCTGCAATCTGATTGCTGGGACCGCAAGGCCGTATATTTCCGAGGAGCACTCTATGTGCATTGTCAAAACGATTCTGTCATGAG GATCGCCTTGTACAATGACAAGTATCAAATGATGAGATCTCCAGCAACACCGAGCAAACTTGGTGCTAAGTATCCTACTTTTTACTTGGGAAAATCAGAAAAAGGGGTGTATTCTGCGTTATTTTATTGGGTCGACTGGAGTAGCTGCCCTCAGTTTCGTGTCTGGTTGCTTAAGGAGAAGGAAGAGATCAATAATGGAAATCACATTATTCACATGGAGTGGGTGCTCAAGACTATCATCAGCATTCCACCGCTACATCCAGATAAACTTCCTCTTGTTCAGAGCGGTTTTGCATATGACGTATGGAGGGTGATCCGTAACTATAATAACGAGGAAGTAccacctgctgattttgctgctGATGATGAATGGGACTTTGACAATGCTGACATTGTCTTTGATGAAGCCAAAGATAATAAGGCCCTCGAAGCAAAAGAGCACTACCATGTTGATTTTCTCGGATTTCATCCTTACAAAGAGATTGTCTTCTTTTCTTTAAGATCAGGAacaatatcttataatttgaataCCGCAAAGGTTCAATGGTTGGGTGGCCGCATACATATACCTGTGGGCATGAGTACCAGTTTCCCATACACACCATGTTGGCTGACTTTGGGGGAATTATTTGAAAACAGTTAA
- the LOC136521446 gene encoding protein TONNEAU 1a-like, with protein MLLDVLEGYLKYENLSQTRMGGRRMMSSESDPSLNAEHRSMRRPPSASVGSLPPMGRPISSSQASDRRGGSSASNNTRKDEYNWRYDADDISEEVLRASAALESVQLDRKSRNLPTSWRHSGDGAE; from the exons ATGCTTTTAGATGTTCTTGAAGGTTATCTGAAATATGAG AATTTGTCTCAAACAAGGATGGGTGGCAGGAGGATGATGAGTTCAGAGTCTGATCCATCTCTAAATGCTGAACATCGGAGCATGAGGAGGCCACCATCAGCGTCAGTTGGGAGCCTGCCTCCTATGGGGAG GCCAATCTCTTCGTCGCAGGCATCAG ATCGCAGAGGGGGATCTTCAGCTTCCAATAACACAAGGAAAGATGAGTACAACTGGAGATACGATGCCGATGATATATCTGAAGAGGTGCTGCGGGCATCGGCTGCTCTAGAAAGTGTCCAGTTAGACCGGAAATCTCGGAATCTGCCGACATCTTGGAG GCATTCAGGGGATGGCGCCGAGTAA